The Streptomyces hundungensis genome contains the following window.
ATCATCGCCGGCTACGGAGCCTTCACCGGAGTGCGCGAGTACGACGACAGCTGGCAGTGCGCCAACGCCATCAACCTCGTACGGGACTGGGTCAACCGGCACGGCTCCACCCACCGCATGGCCACCGGCGCCGACCGCCTCTTCACCTAGGCACCGGCACCGACATACCCCTATCGCCGCGGGACACCGCCGACCGCGACCTCGGTCGGGGGTAGTCTCGCGACGGTGGGAGCGGCCTGTCTGCGTCGGCCGCCGACGTGCTCCGTGGAGCGGATGTGAACGGCCACAGTGCCGTCCGGCGGCGCCGGGCAGGCACGGGCGGGAAAGGGCGTTGAAGTGGAAGGCGTGGAGAGCGTGGAGCGAGAGAGCCTGCGGGATCTGCCCGGGTCCGCGACGGAGCCCGACGGGTCCGCGGTCGTGCGGGTGCTCAGTTACAACGTCCGTTCCCTGCGCGACGACGTCGCCGCCCTGGCCCGGGTGATCCGGGCCTGCCGACCGGATGTCGTCTGCGTTCAGGAGGCGCCGCGGTTCTTCCGCTGGCGCAAAGCCGCGGCCCGCCTCGCCAAGTCCTCCGGGCTCGTGTACGTCTCGGGGGGCGCCACCGCCTCGGGGCCCATGATTCTCTCCTCGCTCCGCGCCCATGTGGAGCACACCGAGGACGTCCTGCTGCCGCGAACCCCCGGATTGCACCAACGCGGCTTCTCCACCGCCGTGTTGAGGTTCGGTCGGGCCCGGCTCGGGGTGCTCAGTTGTCATCTGAGCATCAGCGACACGGAGCGCTACGAGCAGGGCCGACTGCTCCTCGACCGGCTGTCCGCCCTGGATGTGCCGTACGCGGTGGTCGGGGGCGACTTCAACGACCGGCCCGACGGCCGCACCTTCGGTCTGCTCGCGCGCTCCTTGCAGGACGGCTGGGTGACCGCGCCCTGGGGGCGGGAGCACACCACCCGCCTCGGCGATCCCCTCCAGAGGATCGACGCCGTCTTCGCGACGCCCGGGGTGTCGGTGCTGGGCTGCGGGGTGCCGATGGGGCTGCCCGGGGTCGCGGAACACGACCTGCGCCGGGCCACGGACCACCTCCCGGTGCTGGCCGCTGTGCGCGTACCCGCCGCCTAGGCCCACGCTCGCGCTCCACCCGGGACGATCCGAGGCGAGGACGTACGGCGCCCGCCTACAGAAGAGGGCAACTGTTCAGCAGAGTGGCCTGGTCGGCTGCGGCCGGCTTGGTGACGGTGTGGCTGGGCGGGGGCTGCTCGCCGTGTGCCAACCACCGCTCCATCGCCTCGAAGGCGGAATGGTGACAAGGGGTCAGGGGCCGTAGCCGGTCGGGGAAGACGTCGACCAGCGAGTCCACGTGGGTGCCGTCCTGGATCCGGTAGTAGCGGAACAGGCCGGCCCGGCCGGATTCCTGGACCATGCGCGCGTACACATCGGAGTCCTGGGCGATGGGCAGCAGCACGTCGAGCGTGCCGTGCAGGGTGATCAGGGGCTTGCCGATCCGGCCGGTCAGCGCGATCTTCGCCACGGCCGCGCGTACCGCGGCCGGGCGCGAGGCGTAGTCGTAGTCCGCGTCGCAGGCGGGCGTCCCGGAAGCGCAGAAGGGGGTGCCGGCCTCGGTCGCTCCGTCGAACCGCGGATCGAACTCCTCCCGGTAGATGCGCTGGGTGAGGTCCCAGTAGTACTGGTGGTGGAACGGCCACAGGAACTCCGATCCGGCCGGGAATCCGGCGGCGACGATCGCATCGTGGGCGCGGGCCGCATCCGTTCCGCCCGCCGCGTAGGCGGGATAGTCGCGCAGCGTCTGCGGCAGGAACGTGAACAGGTTCGGGCCGTCGGCCCGCCACAGGGTGCCTTCCCAGTCCACTCCCCCGTCGTACAGCTCGGGGTGGTTCTCCAGCTGCCAGCGCACCAGGTAACCGCCGTTGGACAGTCCGGTGGCCAGGGTGCGGACAGGGGGGCGGTGGTAGCGCTGGGCCACTACGGAGCGGGCCGCCCGGGTGAGCTGGGCGAGGCGCGCGTTCCACTCGGCCAGGGCGGCGCCGGGTGCCCGTCCGTCGCGGTAGAAGGCGGCGCCGGTGTTGCCCTTGTCGGTGGCGGCGAAGGCGTATCCGCGGGACAGGACCCAGTCGCCGATCGCCCGGTCGTTGGCGTACTGTCCCCGCACGCCCGAGCTGCCCGAGACGACGAGACCGCCGTTCCAGTGGTCGGGCAGCCGGATGACGTACTGGGCGTCGTGGTTCCAGCCGTGATGGGTGTTGCTGGTGGACCTGTCGGGGAAGTACCCGTCGATCTGAACGCCCGGTACCCCGGCGGGAGTCGGTAGGTCCTTGGGGGTGAGCCCGGCCCAGTCGGCGGGATCGGTGTGCCCGGACGCCACCGTGCCCGCAGTGGTCAACTCCCCCAGGCAGGCGGTTTGTTGACGCTCGGCGCCCGGTACGCGCAGCGCCTGCATTCGGGCGCAGTGACCTGTCCCGGCGGGGTCGTGCGGGGTCTCGGCGGCCGCCACCGGAACGGCGAGAGCCACAAGCCCGCAGACCGCGACGGCGATCGCGGCCGGCCGGATCCTTGGGCGAGGTACGGATCGGGGCATCGGGGGAGCCTCCAGGCGCTGGGGGGAAGGGTTGATCCGGAGGTTAGGGCGCGAGCGGCGCGGGCCGACACGGTTGGGCACACCATGTTCGACGCCACGGGGGTAGGTGCCGCCACCATCCCGGGGGGGTCGTGGCGGCCCTGGCGCCCCGCGCGCCAAGAGGTGCCGTTCGACGTCACCGGGAGGGGCAGCCCGCGTCGGCGATGATGTAGGAGCCGGGGGACGTCTGCTCAAGGGTGTGTGTGACGGCCACGTTGTACAGGCCCATGTTCTGGTTCGAGCCGTCGGCGTAGGCATAGCCGCCGCTCTGATGGGCGCGCCCGGCAGCCACCTGGCGGTAGTTGTTGTCGGTGAAGCACGGGTGCGTGCCGCCGCCGGAGGTGGTCGCCGTCACGGCCGCGGAGGCCGGGCCCTGCACCCCGGCGGAGTCCACGGCGGCGACGGTGTACCGGTAGGAAGTGCCCGGAGCGAGCGCGCCTTCGGTGAAGGTTGTCGTGTTCGTGGTGCCTGCCCTGGCTCCGTCGCGCAGGACGACATAGGAACCGGCCCGGTCCATCGCGTCCCAGGACAGCGAGACGGAGGCATCGGTGACGGCGGTGACCTTCAAGCCGGTGGGGGCGGGCAGCCCGCCGGGGGTGCCGTCGGATCCGTCGAGGTCCCAGAACTTCGCGGTGTAGTAGGTCGAGCAAATGGTGTCGAGGTAGTAGGTCCCGGTCGTGCCGCACTGGTCGGCGGCCGAGCCGGGGTGAACGGCCAGACCGTGTTGCATACCGGCGATCGAGTAGAGCGCGACGGCGGCTCGGCCGGTGCTGTCGTTGTAGGTGATCCGTGTCGTCGAGCCCGGCAGGTTCTCGGTGGTGGACGGGGTCTGGCCGATGCCCCAGGCGTCGGTCCACTGGTCGCGCGACTCGGTGCCGTTGGCCGGGACCACGGTGGTGTCCGCGCCGCCCTGCCAGATCGCGACCCGCGGCCACGGCCCCGCATAGCCGGGGTCGGAGCCCCGGACCTTGTCGCCCCACTGCTTCGGCGTGAGGTTCTGCTTCTGGTACTGGCAGGCGCCGGCGCCGGACGACGTGGTGGCGCACTGCGCGGGCAGGCCGGAGTCGATGGAGCCGCCCGCGAAGACGTCCGGGTAGTCGGCGAGCAGGTCGGCGGCCATGCCGCCACCCGCGGAAAGGCCCGTGACGAAGACGCGCCCCGGGTCCGACCGGTACTGGGCCAGGGCGTGGTCGACCATCTGCTTGACGGAGGCGGCCTCGCCCCTGTCCCGCGTGCTCTTGGTCGCGTCGAACCAACTGAAGCACGAGAGGCTGTTGTTGGCGCTGTTGGTCTCCGGGTACACCACCGCGAAGCCCCATTGGTCCGCGAACTTCTGCCATCCCGCGTGGCTGTGGTAGTCGGCCGCCGACTGCGTGCAGCCGTGCAGGGCTATGACCAGAGGCGCGTTGGCCGGGAGGTTCGCCGGAGCGTATGCGTACATGGCGAGGTTGCCCGGATTGGAGCCGAAGTTCGTCACTCGGGTCAATTCGCTTGCGGCAGAGGCCTGTTGTGGCGAGGCCGCCGGCCCCAGCAGGGCGAGCAACGCGACCGCGAGTGGCGCGGACGCGCGGCGCAACCACGCCCTGCGCCTTTGACGGCCGGTGCCGGTGTGGGTGCCGGTGCCCGGGCCGGGGCCGGTATGGGTGCCCGGGCCGGGGCCGGTATGGGTGCCCGGGCCGGTGGCGTGAACTGTCATGGGTTCTCCTGGGGGGGTGAAGTGCTGTACGGCGGGGC
Protein-coding sequences here:
- a CDS encoding endonuclease/exonuclease/phosphatase family protein — encoded protein: MERESLRDLPGSATEPDGSAVVRVLSYNVRSLRDDVAALARVIRACRPDVVCVQEAPRFFRWRKAAARLAKSSGLVYVSGGATASGPMILSSLRAHVEHTEDVLLPRTPGLHQRGFSTAVLRFGRARLGVLSCHLSISDTERYEQGRLLLDRLSALDVPYAVVGGDFNDRPDGRTFGLLARSLQDGWVTAPWGREHTTRLGDPLQRIDAVFATPGVSVLGCGVPMGLPGVAEHDLRRATDHLPVLAAVRVPAA
- a CDS encoding 3-hydroxybutyrate oligomer hydrolase family protein, producing MPRSVPRPRIRPAAIAVAVCGLVALAVPVAAAETPHDPAGTGHCARMQALRVPGAERQQTACLGELTTAGTVASGHTDPADWAGLTPKDLPTPAGVPGVQIDGYFPDRSTSNTHHGWNHDAQYVIRLPDHWNGGLVVSGSSGVRGQYANDRAIGDWVLSRGYAFAATDKGNTGAAFYRDGRAPGAALAEWNARLAQLTRAARSVVAQRYHRPPVRTLATGLSNGGYLVRWQLENHPELYDGGVDWEGTLWRADGPNLFTFLPQTLRDYPAYAAGGTDAARAHDAIVAAGFPAGSEFLWPFHHQYYWDLTQRIYREEFDPRFDGATEAGTPFCASGTPACDADYDYASRPAAVRAAVAKIALTGRIGKPLITLHGTLDVLLPIAQDSDVYARMVQESGRAGLFRYYRIQDGTHVDSLVDVFPDRLRPLTPCHHSAFEAMERWLAHGEQPPPSHTVTKPAAADQATLLNSCPLL
- a CDS encoding extracellular catalytic domain type 1 short-chain-length polyhydroxyalkanoate depolymerase, producing the protein MTVHATGPGTHTGPGPGTHTGPGPGTGTHTGTGRQRRRAWLRRASAPLAVALLALLGPAASPQQASAASELTRVTNFGSNPGNLAMYAYAPANLPANAPLVIALHGCTQSAADYHSHAGWQKFADQWGFAVVYPETNSANNSLSCFSWFDATKSTRDRGEAASVKQMVDHALAQYRSDPGRVFVTGLSAGGGMAADLLADYPDVFAGGSIDSGLPAQCATTSSGAGACQYQKQNLTPKQWGDKVRGSDPGYAGPWPRVAIWQGGADTTVVPANGTESRDQWTDAWGIGQTPSTTENLPGSTTRITYNDSTGRAAVALYSIAGMQHGLAVHPGSAADQCGTTGTYYLDTICSTYYTAKFWDLDGSDGTPGGLPAPTGLKVTAVTDASVSLSWDAMDRAGSYVVLRDGARAGTTNTTTFTEGALAPGTSYRYTVAAVDSAGVQGPASAAVTATTSGGGTHPCFTDNNYRQVAAGRAHQSGGYAYADGSNQNMGLYNVAVTHTLEQTSPGSYIIADAGCPSR